The genomic segment CGGAAGCCGGTCAGGTCGAGGTCGGTGGGCGTCGGCCGGGTGGGGTCGCCAAGCGCCAGGATCGACAGGTCGCCGGGGATCTCCAGGCCGCGCTCGCGGGCCAGCGCGGCGATCGCGGCGCCGTCGGCGTACTCCTCGACGAAGGCCGCCGTGACGCGGGCCGCGAGCAGCGCGTCGAGCAGCTCGGCGGGGCTCCGGTCGGCGACCGGCTCGTGCCGGCCGGTCACCGCCGTGCCGGTCCGCCCCGCCTCGGCCACCGCGGCGCGGAAGCCGACCAGCCGGTCGGCGTGCGACTCCGGGCCGGCGCCCTGACCCAGGTACGCCAGCCGGCGGTGACCGGTGGCGACCGCCCGGTGGACCAGTTCGGCGGTGGCGGCCGGGTAGTCGGCGCCGACGTAGGGCACCGGGCCGCCGGCGTCGTCGCGGCGGCCCACCGAGACGAACGGGTGTCCCTCGGTGACCAGCCGGGTCAGCTCGTCGCGGTCCAGCGAGCGGCCGAGCAGCACGCAGCCGTCGGCCAGCCGCAGCCGGTTGTCCCGGTGGAAGATCCGCCGCCGGCCGCCGGCCACCGGGGCGCTGGTGAGCAGCAGCAGGTCGCAGCCGAGCTGCTCGGCGCACTCCTCGATGCCGACCAGGAACGGGTGGTAGAAGTCGCCGGTGCCGGCCGGGAAGACCGACTCGTAGGTGAAGACGCCGATGATCCGGTTGTGCCGGTCGGCCAGCCGGCGGGCGATCGGGTCGGCGACGTAGCCGGTGCTGCGGATGGCGGCGAGCACCCGCTCCCGGGTCTCGGGGGCGATCCGCACGTCGGCGTCGGCGCGTCCGTTGAGCACCAGCGAGACGGTGGCCTGGCTGACGCCGGTCATCCGGGCGATGTCCTGCTGGGTGACCCGCCGCCGGGCGGCGGGGGTGACGGGGGCATCGGGGGCGTCGGGGGCGTCGGGGGATCCAGTCACGATCCGTGTCCGTCCGTTTCTCTGCTAATACGCATTAGTTTCGTTGAGGTGAAATCCTGCGACCTGCTCCCGGCCCTCGTCAACCCCCGTCGACCAGATTTCTTGGAGACATAGCCCCTTGATAATTCGTATTAGCGTCTTGACGGGCGGGCCGGCCGGCGGCCAGACTCGGCCCACCACAGAGGACGGCACCGGTACCGGCTTCCATCACCCAGCGTCATGCTGAAACGGAGGCACCCCCATGACCTCGAACCCCCACCCGGTCGACCGGCGCCGGCTGCTGCGCGGCGCCGTGCTGCTCGGCACCGCCGCCGCCACCGGCGGTCTGGCCGCGACCGGGCACGCCCTCGGCACGGCGGCCCCCGTCCAGGCCGGCCCCGCCGGCTTCCCCACCTACCGCTACCTGGGCCAGCCGCTGGACTTCGCGGCGCTGCGCTACAACCCGACCAAAGAACTGATCTTCCCCTGCGTACGCGGGGTCTATGACCGGATCAGCGGCGGACTCGGCCGCTACTACCTCTACTACGCCCCGCACGACGCGCCCGGCGGGATCTGCCTGGCCTACGGCAACTCGCTGGCCGGCCCGTTCACCGAGTACCACGCCAACCCGATCATCGGCCGGACCTGGTCACCGCACTACTCGGTGAGTCACGTGTCGTCCCCGCACGTGCTCTGGAACACCGCGACCCGGCAGTTCTACCTGTACTTCCACGGCGAGAACAACACCACCCGGCTGGCCATCTCCGGCAACGGCGTCACCTTCACCTACCACGGCGTGGTGCTCTCCACGGCGATGGTGCCGAACACCACCGAGACCTCGTACGCCCGGGTGTTCGAGCACTCCATCCCGGCCCTCGGCAGCCGCTACGTGATGGTCTTCATGGCCTACCACACGGTCTCGCCCGGACTCCGCAAGATCTTCTGGGGCTGGTCGGCCGACGGCCGGTCCTGGCAGTTCGACCCGCAGCCGCTGGTCTCGCCGGCCGGCGACGGCGAGACCGACCTCAGCGGCGCGCACCTGCTCAAGCGCAACGGCACCAGCTACGTGGTCTACCACGGCGGGTCCGGCCGGATGTACCTGACCGAGGTCGGCAACAACTTCGACCGGGAGGTGCACCTCGGCGTCTTCCACACCCCGCTGACCGGGGCGCCGGACAACCGGCGCAGCGCCGCCCCGGCGTTCGGCACCGACCGCGGGATGGAGTACATGTTCTACGAGGCCGGCCAGCGCGGCGGCACCCGGATCGCGGTGGCCAGAGCGGTCTGATCCCGGACGTCGATCGAGACGATCGGCGCCGGGCCGATCCATCCCGGCCCGCCGTACGTACTCCTGTTCAGGAGTCGTCGGCGGTGCCGGCGGATGGTCCGGAGAGAGGAGACCGCGTGGCCCAGTTCCCCGCCACCGGCGAGCCAGGATCGCTCGAGCCCGGAGCCGGCGGTGCGGGCCACCGGCTGCCGCCCGACCTGGCCGGCGACCGGGAGCCCGAGCTACCCGAGCCGGTCACCGCGCCGGCGCTGGCCGGCTCCGCCAGCGGCTACCGGGTCGGCTCGTACCCGGTGCCCGGTCCCTACCCGCCGGCCGGGCCGGCCGGCCACCCCGGGTCGTACGGGCCGTACGACCCGGACGAGGAGCTGGCGGGGCGGACCCGCCGGCCGGTGCTGCGGCTGCTGGCGATCGCCATCCCGGTCTTCCTGATCGTGACGGTCGGCGTGGTCGCGCTCCTGTCCGACCAACGCGGCGGCCAGGATCCGACCGGCACCGCGATCCTCGGCGACCGGGGCGAACAGCCGGCCTTCGTGGTGCCTCCCGATCCGCGCACCGCCACCGCGCCGATGGACGGCCGCGAGGAGTCGAGCTTCGACCTGATCACCGGTACGAACGCGGTCACCCTCCGGGTCGTCGACCTCGGGCCGGAGCTGTACCGGATCACCACCCCGCCGGGCGGGAACACGCTGCCCCGGCCCAGCGTCCAGGGCGACCGGGTACGGCTGCAGCTCGTCCCCAGCGGCGAGGACGGCCCCGGCTCGGTCGAGATCGAACTCAACTCCCAGGTGCGCTGGGAGATCAGGATGACCGGCGGGGCCGCCGAACAGCTGCTCGACCTCGGCGAGGCCCGGCTGAGCGGGGTCGAACTGCTCGGCGGCACCACCCGCACCGAACTCACCCTGCCGGAGCCGGACGGCACCCTCGCTGTCCGGATGACCGGTGGAATCAACCAGTTCGTCATCAACGCCCCGGCGGGTCCGCCGGTCCGGGTCCGGGCCGGCAAGGGCGCCGCGTCGGTGACGCTCGACGACGACCGGCGCTCCGGCGTGGCGCCCGGCGCGGTCTTCACCCAGCCCGACTGGGAGAACGCGACCGACCGGTACGACATCGACATGGTGGTCGGGGTGGCCACCCTCACCGTCCAGCGCGGGTAACTCCCGCCTTCCCTCCCCAGGGCCCCGACCACCCGGTCGGGGCCCTGGCGTTATCCGGCGCCCGGTACGGGTAGACGGGCACGGCCGACACGAGAGGGGAGCGCGATGACGACCGTCGGAGAGTTCATGACCACCCGCCTGGTGACCATGGATGGTGACGAGACGCTCACCGCCGCGGCGCAGGAGATGCGGGACAGCGCCATCGGCGACGTGATCGTCACCAACGGCGACTCGGTGATCGGAATAGTGACTGACCGGGACATAACCGTACGAGGCGTCGCCGAGCAGTTGAACGGCGACACCGCCACCCTGAACCAGATCCTCACCCAGGACGTCATCACGGTCAGCCAGTACGACGACGCCGTCGCCGCCGCCGACCTGATGCGGACCTACGGCATCCGCCGGTTGCCGGTGATCGAGGACGGCCGGCTCATCGGCCTGGTTTCGCTCGGTGACCTGGCCGTCGAACGCGAACCACAGTCGGTGCTCGCCGACATCAGCGCCGACGACCCGAACAACTGACCTTGGTTCGACCCGTGCGGGACCGGCGGGGGAGGGGGACGAGCGATGTCCGATCCGACCGTGGAGTTTCTCGATGCCCTCTCCCACCGGCCGCCCGACCCACTCGTGGCCCGGGTCCGGGGGACGGTCCAGCTCGAACTGGAGGACGGAGTCGAGACCGACTACTGGGCCGTCGTGCTGAGCAACGGCAACGTCAGCGCACTGCCCGGCCGGCGGCCGGCCGACTGTGTGATAAATGTGCGGCGGAGCCTCTTCGACGAGATCGCCACCGGCCGGCTCGCGCCGTTCGCGGCGCTGCTGCGCAACCAGTTGACCGTCTCCGGCGACCTGCTGCTGTACGGCTACTTCCAACGCCTGCTGCCCGGTCCGCCCGGCGCCCGCGACCCGCGCGAGCTGGTCGCCGAACGAGGGGGCCGGCGATGAAGCAGTTGGTGAACATTCTGGATGGGAACACGTTCCTGGTCAGTGACACGTCGGGGGATGTTGATCCGTCGCCGAGTTTTCCGACCGGGTTGTTCTCGTTTGATACGCGGTTTTTGTCGAAGTGGGAGTTGACGGTTGACGGTGAGCGGTTGCATGCGTTGTCTTTTGATGATCTGCAGTATTTCGAGTCGCGGTTTTTTCTGGTGCCGGGGGAGCCGACGCATTATGTGGATGCGAAGGTGTCGGTGATCAGGCATCGGACGATTGGTGGGAGTTTTGATGAGTGGTTGACGGTGTTGAATCATCAGGAGGAGCCGGTCGAGTTGACGGTGCGGGTGGCGATCGAGTGTGATTTCGCGGACCTGTTCGAGATCAAGGACGTCCAGGAGAAGGCCGGCAAGACCGCGATCTCCCAGGCCGAGAACGAGCTGCGGTTCTCGTACGAGCGGGAGACGTTCCGCCGGGAGACGGTGATCTCGTCGAGCGAACCGGCCCAGGTCGACCGGACCGGGATGAGCTTCCCGCTGCGGCTCGACCCGCACGGCAGCTGGACCACCCACCTGCACGTCAAGACCCTGGTCCAGAGCGCTGGCGGGCAGGACATCCGGGAGAGCCTGCAGCGGGCTCCGAGCCGGGCCGTGGCGCAGATGGAGGAGGACCTGACCGAGTGGGTGAACCGCGCGCCGAAGCTCAACTGCGACAGCGAACCGCTCGACGAGGCGTACCAGCGCAGCCTGGTCGACCTGGCCGCGCTGCGGTACTCGCCGCTGGCCGGCGGGTCCAAGCTGCCCACCGCCGGGTTGCCGTGGTTCATGACGCTGTTCGGTCGGGACAGCATCTTCACCTGCCTGCAGGCGTTGCCGTTCACGCCGGAGATCGTCGAGCCGACGCTGCGGATCCTGGCCGTGAAACAGGGCGCGACGCTCGACGACTTCCGCGACCGGGAGCCGGGCAAGATCCTGCACGAACTCCGTTACGGGGAGTCGGCGGGTTTTGAGGAGCAGCCGCATTCGCCGTATTACGGGGCGGCGGATACGACGCCGTTGTTTGTGGTGTTGTTGGATGAGTATGAGCGGTGGAGTGGGGATGTGGAGTTGGTGCGGTTGTTGGAGGAGGAGGCGCGGGCGGCTCTTGCGTGGATAGATACGTATGGTGATCTGTTGGGTAGTGGTTATGTGTGGTATGAGCGGCGTAATACGCGGAATGGTTTGGAGAATCAGTGTTGGAAGGATTCGTGGGATGGGGTGTCGTATCGGGATGGGCGGTTGCCGGATTTCCCGAGGGCGACGTGTGAGTTGCAGGGGTATGCGTATGACGCGAAGGTGCGGGGTGCGCGGTTGGCGCGGTTGGTGTGGGGAGATCCGGCTTATGCGGATCGGTTGGAGCGGGAGGCTGCTGATTTGAAGGCGCGGTTCAACCGGGATTTCTGGGTGGCGGATGGGGAGTATTACGCGTTGGGGTTGGCTGCGGATGGTGGTCAGGTGGATGCGTTGGCGTCGAATATGGGGCATCTGTTGTGGAGTGGGATCGTGGATGAGTCGCGGGCGGGGAAGGTGGCGGAGCATCTGTTGGGGCCGAGGTTGTTCTCCGGTTGGGGGGTCCGGACGTTGGCGGAGGGGGAGGGTCGGTACAACCCGATCGGTTATCACGTCGGCACGGTGTGGCCGTTCGACAACTCCTTCATCGCCTGGGGACTACGCCGCTACGGCTTCGAACGCGAGGCGGGTCTGATCGCCGACGCGATGATCCACGCCGCGCAGTACTTCCAGGGGCGGCTGCCGGAGGCGTTCGCCGGCTACGACCGGGAGGTCACCAAGTACCCGGTGCAGTACCCCACCGCCTGCAGCCCGCAGGCCTGGTCCTCGGGAACGCCGCTGCTGCTGGTCCGCACCATGCTCGGCCTCGAACCGCACGAGAACCATCTCGTCGTCGATCCCGCGCTGCCGCGGTCCTTCGGCCGGATCGAACTGCTCGACATCCCCGGCCGGTGGGGCCGGATCGACGCCTCGGGACGTGGCCGCATCTAGGAGGGGACCGATGTCCAGTCCTACCACCCGGTTCTTCGAGACGCTGCGCGAACGCGGACCGCAGATGCTGCCGGCGAAGTTCGCGCTCGGCAGCGTCCGGTTCGACCTGGAGCGCGGGAACGAGACCTACCACTGGTTCGTGGCCATGGAGAACGGCACGATGGTGGTGAGCGAGGAGGACCGGCCGGCGGACTGCGTCGCCCGTACCGAGATCGAGGTCTTCGACCGGATCGTCACCGGCGAGGCCCACCTGATCGCCACGCTGATCCGCAACGACATGACCGTAGAGGGCATCCTGCCGCTGCTGTTGCTCTTCCGTCGGGCCTTCCCCTCGGCGCCGAGCGCGCGGGACCCCCGGGACCTGGTCGACAGGAGGCGTCACCAGTGAAGCAGTTGGTGAACATTCTGGACGGGAACACGTTCCTGGTCAGTGACACGTCGGGGGATGTTGATCCGTCGCCGAGTTTTCCGACCGGGTTGTTCTCGTTTGATACGCGGTTTTTGTCGAAGTGGGAGTTGACGGTTGACGGTGAGCGGTTGCATGCGTTGTCTTTTGATGATCTGCAGTATTTCGAGTCGCGGTTTTTTCTGGTGCCGGGGGAGCCGACGCATTATGTGGATGCGAAGGTGTCGGTGATCAGGCATCGGACGATTGGTGGGAGTTTTGATGAGTGGTTGACGGTGTTGAATCATCAGGAGGAGCCGGTCGAGTTGACGGTGCGGGTGGCGATCGAGTGTGATTTCGCGGACCTGTTCGAGATCAAGGACGTCCGCGAGAAGGTCGGGAAGACCTCGGCCAGCCTGGACGACGGCCGGTTGCGGCTGTCGTACGAGCGGGAGCGGTTCCGCCGGGAGACGGTGGTCTCGTCGAGCGAACCCGCCCAGGTCGACCGGACCGGGATGACCTTCCCGCTGCGACTCGGCCCGCACGCCACCTGGACCACCCACCTGCGCGTCGAGACGTTCGTGCTCGGCGCCCGGGGCCAGGACACCCGGGCCAGCCTGCAGAGCCACCGCAGCCGGGCGAAGGTCGAGATCCAGCGGGAACTCGACGAGTGGATCGAACGGGCGCCCCGGCTGGCGTGCGAGTGCAAGCCGTTGAGCAAGACCATCCGCCGCAGCATCGTCGACCTGGCCGCCCTGCGCTACACCGGCCTCAGCTCCGGCGAGCGGCTGCCGGCGGCCGGCCTGCCGTGGTTCATGACGCTGTTCGGTCGGGACAGCATCTTCACCTGCCTGCAGGCGTTGCCGTTCACGCCGGAGATCGTCCCACCGACGCTGCGCACCCTGGCCGTGGTGCAGGGCGGCCGGCTCGACGACTACCACGACGAGGAGCCCGGCAAGATCCTGCACGAGGTGCGGTACGGGGAGTCGGCGGGTTTTGAGGAGCAGCCGCATTCGCCGTATTACGGGGCGGCGGATACGACGCCGTTGTTTGTGGTGTTGTTGGATGAGTATGAGCGGTGGAGTGGGGATGTGGAGTTGGTGCGGTTGTTGGAGGAGGAGGCGCGGGCGGCTCTTGCGTGGATAGATACGTATGGTGATCTGTTGGGTAATGGTTATGTGTGGTATGAGCGGCGTAATACGCGGAATGGTTTGGAGAATCAGTGTTGGAAGGATTCGTGGGATGGGGTGTCGTATCGGGATGGGCGGTTGCCGGATTTCCCGAGGGCGACGTGTGAGTTGCAGGGGTATGCGTATGACGCGAAGGTGCGGGGTGCGCGGTTGGCGCGGTTGGTGTGGGGAGATCCGGCTTATGCGGATCGGTTGGAGCGGGAGGCTGCTGATTTGAAGGCGCGGTTCAACCGGGATTTCTGGGTGGCGGATGGGGAGTATTACGCGTTGGGGTTGGCTGCGGATGGTGGTCAGGTGGATGCGTTGGCGTCGAATATGGGGCATCTGTTGTGGAGTGGGATCGTGGATGAGTCGCGGGCGGGGAAGGTGGCGGAGCATCTGTTGGGGCCGAGGTTGTTCTCCGGTTGGGGGGTCCGGACGCTCGCGGAGGGGGAGGGTCGGTACAACCCGATCGGTTATCACGTCGGCACGGTGTGGCCGTTCGACAACTCCTTCATCGCCTGGGGACTACGCCGCTACGGGTTCCAGGAGGAGGCCGGCCGGATCGCCGAGGCGATGATCCAGGCGGCGCAGTACTTCCAGGGCCGGTTGCCGGAGGCGTTCGCCGGCTACGACCGGGAGGTCACCAAGTACCCGGTGCAGTACCCCACCGCCTGCAGCCCGCAGGCCTGGTCGGCGGGGACCCCGCTGCTGCTGGTCCGCACCATGCTCGGCCTGGAACCGCACGGCGAGCGACTGGTCGTCGACCCCGCGCTCCCGGAGGGCATCGGCCGGATCGAACTGCTCGACATCCCCGGCCGGTGGGGCCGGGTCGACGCCTTCGGCCGGGGCCGGATCGACACCCGGGGCAGACCGGCGATGATTCCCGACCCTTGACCGCGGCGGCGGTCAGGGCTGTTCGCGGCGCTCCCGGGGGTGCGGCGGCGCGGGCGGCCGGGCCTGGTTGTTGCCGGCCGGGCGGCGGTAGATCTGATGGCCGTCCTGCCGGCCCCGCTGGTGGCAGTTGCCGTGATGACTCTGCCACTCCCGCAGGGCGGTCTTGAGTCGGCCGGCCTCCTCCCGCGCGGCCGCCAGCTCGTGGTGCAGGGCAGCCACCTCGCCCTCCACCAGCCGCAGGAAGTCGTGCACCTCGCCCGGCTCCAGACCACGCCGGCCGATCCGGGTCGGGTTGAAGCACTTGTCGTGGATGTCCTGCGGAGTAATGAGGGCACGCCCGTCCGAGCGGTAGAGCGTGCCGTGCTCGTCCTCCATGGCCCTCATCTCGATCGGAATCGCGGTCACCGTCAGGTCAAACGGTGCCGGGCACCGTGGGTGACGGCATCGAGCGGGCGCATCGGCGGTTCTGGGCGTGGCGTGCTACCGCAGATGGGAGCGGCGACGGATGGGTCAGAGCCGGTGCAGGGTGGCGCCGAGGAAAGCACGGATGACCGCCCGCAGGTCCTCGCGGTCCAGGTCGAGCCCGTGGCCGCCGTTGGTGATCAGGGAGTGCACCGGGTGGCCGGCCCGGATCAGGGCCGAGGTGAGGGCGACGGTCTGGCTGACCGGGACGGCGGTGTCCTGGGTGCCGTGCACCACCAGGACCGGCACCCGGTTGCCGACGTGCGCCAACGGCGAGGAGTCGACCGTCGCCGGGTCGTCGGCCGCCGGTGGGTGCCCGATCAACCGCGTCCAGGGGTCGTCATCCCCCCGGGTCCGCAGCCAGTCCTCGGCGAGCGGATCGACCGGCGGCCAGAACGCCAGCACCCCGTCCACGTCGTCGCGCCGGTCGATGCCGCGCAACCCCAGGTGCAACGCCAGGTGCGCGCCCGCGGAGTCGCCGGCCACCAGCAGTGGCAGGTCGCCGATCTGTTCCCGGGCCGCCCGCGCGCAGGCCCGGACGTCGGCCAACTGGGCGGGCCAGCACGCCTCGCCGGAGAGCCGGTAACTGCCGGGCAGCACCAGCAGGCCGTGCCCGGCCAGGGCCGCGCCGGTCTCGGTCGAGCGTGCCCGCCATCCTCCGCCGTGCAGCCAGAGCACGGCCCCTACAGGTTCCATCGTCATCCATCTTGACCGCCGTCTGATCCGGTCGCATGTCGACGCCGATCGACAGAACCCGTCCACCGGCCGCTCGATTGGCACCGGCCTGGCGTGATCGACCTGTTCAGGGCCGGTCGCGCTGGTCGATGGGTGACCGTCGCGGGGCAGCGTGTAAAGATCCGGACAGGCGTTCGGACGGCGGCAGGTCGACGCCGCCGGGGTCCGTTGCTGACCGGCGACAACGGCCAGTGGTCGAAGGTTGCCGGCCATCCGCAGCGGGTAGGGTCACGAGATGCCAGAGATCGTGTACCCGCCCGTGATCGCCACCTTCAAGCTGATGTTCCGGGTCCTCGATCTGCGGTTGCGGGTGGAAGGCGGCCGGCACGTGCCGACCACCGGCGGGGCCGTCCTGGCCAGCAACCATGTCAGCTACCTCGACTTCATCTTCTGCGGCCTCGGCGCGCACGAATCCGGCCGGCTGGTTCGGTTCATGGCCAAGCACGAGGTGTTCGCGCACCGCATCGGCGGACCGTTGATGCGGGGAATGCGCCATATTCCGGTCAATCGGGGCGCTGGTGCCGGTTCGTTCAATGCCGCCGTCGGCGCGCTGCGCGCCGGTGAGGTGGTGGGGGTCTTTCCCGAGGCGACCATCAGCCGCTCCTTCACCGTCAAGGACCTCAAGAGCGGGACCGCCCGGATGGCGGAGGACGCGGGCGTGCCGATCATCCCGGTCGCGGTCTGGGGAACCCAGCGGCTCTGGACCAAGGGCCGGCCCCGTAACCTCACCCGCCGACACACCCCGATCACGGTGCTGGTCGGCGAGCCCATCCAGACCACCGACCACGCCAGCACGGCGGCGGTCATGCGGGAGCTGAAGAGCCGACTCAGCGCGCTTCTCGACCAGGCCCAGCGGGAGTACCCGGAGCAGCCCGCCGACCCGGCCGACAACTGGTGGCAGCCGGCGCACCTCGGCGGTGGGGCGCCGACCCCGGCCGAAGCCGCCGCCCTCGACTCCCCGCGCCGCCGGACGCCCGGCGCCCGACCCGACAAGGGAGCGGTGACGTCTGCCGGCACCGACCAGTCAGAAGCCCGGCCCGCCCAGTAGACCGGGCCGCCGCCGCCAGCTGGCCGGGCCGGTCAGAAGGCCGGGCCGGTCAGGAGGGCGAGCCATCAGGAGGCCGGGCCGGTCAGGCCGGACGACGACCGGTCGGATGATTCGGCGCGCCGCCGGCCGCGCCGCGGAGACCAGCGGTAGTAGTCGTCCCGATCGAGGAACTCGACGACCAGCGCGCCGGGCATCGTCAGCCCCCGGACCGGGTCGGTCAACTCGTCGGCGAAGGCGGCCAGCCCGGCCCGGGCCCGCAGCGCGTCCCGTTCCGGTGGTGCCAGGTCGACGGTGCGTGGGTTCGCGAGCCGGAACTGGGCGATCGCCTGCCGGGTCACCACCGCAAGGTCCCGCACCGTACGGGCCGGGCGGTGCGGCCCGGCGGCGAGCGCCAGCGCGGGCTGGCGGGTCGCCCGCAGTGCGTCGCAGACGATGAGCAACTCGTCGTCCGGGGCGGCCGGGCCGCCCCAGCGGCCACCGGCCGGCAGCCCGCCGGCCGCGGGAGCGGGGCGGGCGTGCCCCGGTCCACCGTTGGCCGGCTGGCCGAACCAGCTCTCGGCCGGTCGGCCGACCGGACCCGGTCCGCCGTTGGTGGGCGTACCCGCGCCCCGGGCACCGGAGAAAGGGCCGCCGCCCCGTAGATTCGGCACCGGCCCGGCCGACCGGGGGCGCACCGGTGTCCCGCCGGCGGGCCGAACGCCGGGGAATCCGTCGGCGGCCCGGGTTTCGGTGAACCCGGCGGCCGGCGGGCCGGGCGGCGGGGCGGCGGCCGTCAGCAGTTGCAGCCGGGACGGCCACTGCCAGCGGACCTGACCGACGGCCAACCGGGAGCCGCCCCGCGGCGGCCGGTGCCGCGCGCCGCTCTGGATGCCGCGCACCCCCGCCCGCTCGACCGAGGATTCCGGCCCGGCGGCCCAGTCCGGGCAGACGAACGCCAGCCGGCGGTCCGTGACGATGACGTCCGCCGGTCTGGACAGCCGCCAGTGCAGCTCCCGCTCGCCGGCGGCCGGGCCGACCAGATAGCCGGAGACCCGCAGCCGTTCCGAGCGGAGCACCCGCTCACCCTCGTCGAGCAGGATCCGGTGATGGCCGTCGATCGCCGGGAACGCCGCGTCGTCGGGGCCGGGATCGTCGAAGCGGTGCGGCCGGATGAAGAACGGGGCTGCGTCGTCGCTCATGCGCCGAAGGTCCTCCTGGGGAAGTCTTCCTCCTCAAAGGCTGTCCCAGAAAGCGTTCGATGTCATGACGGTCGTTGGGGGGTCGGCCGTTCGGACGCCGCGTGCGACCGGTAGTTGCCGATCTCCTCGGCCCGGACGAGGCCGTCCTCGATCGCCCGGGCCAACAGCGCCGCCTTCGTGGCGGCCGGCCGGCCCGCGCGGGCGTACTTGATCCGCGCCCGGTCCACGTACTGCTTCACCGTGTGCTCGCTGATCCGCATCCGGCGGGCCACCGACGCCTTCGACATCGACTGGAACCACAGCAGCAGCGCCTCGCGCTCCTGGTCGGACAGGACCGGCCGGTCCGAACGCCGGTCACCGACGAACGCGCCGGCCAGCGTCGGCGGTACGTAACCGCGGTCGCTGGCCGCCGCGAGGACCGTCTCGACGCAGTGCTCGCGTCCCTCGTGTTTGGCCAGGAACGCCACCGCACCCGCGTCCAGGGCGGCCAGCATGGTCTCCGGTTCGGTGTGTTCGGAGTAGACCACCACCCGCCGGCCGGCGGCGCTCAGCTCCGCCACCTTGTCCAGGGCCATCCTTCCCCGCAACCGCAGATCCAGCAGGATCACGTCGGGGGGCGGGTCGACGGACGTCAGGACGGTGTCCGGGTCCTCGCCGGTCGCCACCACCGCCAGCCGCGGCTCCGTGGCCAACCAGGATCGAACCCCCTCCACGACCACGGGGTGGTCGTCGACGATGGCGACGGTGATCCGTCCGCCAGCGTCGGCGGGGCGGCCCGCCACCGGGTCTGCGTCCATACCAGTTCCTCGTCCCGTTCGTAGACATACTCGACCACACCATCGGTGGTGTCGACAGCTGCCATGCCGGCCCCGTCCACCGGCGTGCTCGGGGTGGTCACGCTCACCACCACCTCGTCGGGTTGCGCGACCACCGTCAGCCGCGCCCACCGGGTGGCCGCGGCCAGCGGCACGGTGTGCGGTTCGGCCAGCCGCCGGCGGATCTCCACCGGCAGCGGCGGCGGCGTGCCGACGGCGACGAACTCGACCGGCAGCCCGTTGCGTTCGGCCACGTCCACGCAGGCCCGCAGCTCGTGCAGCAGCGGGTCCGGCACGTCGTCGGACTCGGCGATCAGGCGGCGCAGCCGGGACGCCTCCAGCGCGCACCGCCGCTGCACCAGCGGGTCGGTCGGGTCGGCCCGCCCGTCGGCCAACTCGGCGAGCACCGCCCCGGCGGTCCGGCCGACCAGCTCCAGCCGCGCCTGCCGTTCGCGATGCGCGTGCCCGGCGGCCAGTCGGTCGGCCTCCACCGCGGCCAGCGCGGCCGCCGCGGCGGCCCGCCCGCGGGCCAGGCTGTCGAGCAGGCCGGCGCCGAGCTTCAACGCCACCG from the Solwaraspora sp. WMMD1047 genome contains:
- a CDS encoding SCP2 sterol-binding domain-containing protein, whose product is MSDPTVEFLDALSHRPPDPLVARVRGTVQLELEDGVETDYWAVVLSNGNVSALPGRRPADCVINVRRSLFDEIATGRLAPFAALLRNQLTVSGDLLLYGYFQRLLPGPPGARDPRELVAERGGRR
- a CDS encoding glycogen debranching N-terminal domain-containing protein, whose product is MKQLVNILDGNTFLVSDTSGDVDPSPSFPTGLFSFDTRFLSKWELTVDGERLHALSFDDLQYFESRFFLVPGEPTHYVDAKVSVIRHRTIGGSFDEWLTVLNHQEEPVELTVRVAIECDFADLFEIKDVREKVGKTSASLDDGRLRLSYERERFRRETVVSSSEPAQVDRTGMTFPLRLGPHATWTTHLRVETFVLGARGQDTRASLQSHRSRAKVEIQRELDEWIERAPRLACECKPLSKTIRRSIVDLAALRYTGLSSGERLPAAGLPWFMTLFGRDSIFTCLQALPFTPEIVPPTLRTLAVVQGGRLDDYHDEEPGKILHEVRYGESAGFEEQPHSPYYGAADTTPLFVVLLDEYERWSGDVELVRLLEEEARAALAWIDTYGDLLGNGYVWYERRNTRNGLENQCWKDSWDGVSYRDGRLPDFPRATCELQGYAYDAKVRGARLARLVWGDPAYADRLEREAADLKARFNRDFWVADGEYYALGLAADGGQVDALASNMGHLLWSGIVDESRAGKVAEHLLGPRLFSGWGVRTLAEGEGRYNPIGYHVGTVWPFDNSFIAWGLRRYGFQEEAGRIAEAMIQAAQYFQGRLPEAFAGYDREVTKYPVQYPTACSPQAWSAGTPLLLVRTMLGLEPHGERLVVDPALPEGIGRIELLDIPGRWGRVDAFGRGRIDTRGRPAMIPDP
- a CDS encoding LacI family DNA-binding transcriptional regulator; amino-acid sequence: MTGSPDAPDAPDAPVTPAARRRVTQQDIARMTGVSQATVSLVLNGRADADVRIAPETRERVLAAIRSTGYVADPIARRLADRHNRIIGVFTYESVFPAGTGDFYHPFLVGIEECAEQLGCDLLLLTSAPVAGGRRRIFHRDNRLRLADGCVLLGRSLDRDELTRLVTEGHPFVSVGRRDDAGGPVPYVGADYPAATAELVHRAVATGHRRLAYLGQGAGPESHADRLVGFRAAVAEAGRTGTAVTGRHEPVADRSPAELLDALLAARVTAAFVEEYADGAAIAALARERGLEIPGDLSILALGDPTRPTPTDLDLTGFRIPRRQMGWQAVEVLTGLLAGPADRSAGATQRLLACELVDGTTLAPPRAG
- a CDS encoding CBS domain-containing protein, whose amino-acid sequence is MTTVGEFMTTRLVTMDGDETLTAAAQEMRDSAIGDVIVTNGDSVIGIVTDRDITVRGVAEQLNGDTATLNQILTQDVITVSQYDDAVAAADLMRTYGIRRLPVIEDGRLIGLVSLGDLAVEREPQSVLADISADDPNN
- a CDS encoding glycogen debranching N-terminal domain-containing protein, with product MKQLVNILDGNTFLVSDTSGDVDPSPSFPTGLFSFDTRFLSKWELTVDGERLHALSFDDLQYFESRFFLVPGEPTHYVDAKVSVIRHRTIGGSFDEWLTVLNHQEEPVELTVRVAIECDFADLFEIKDVQEKAGKTAISQAENELRFSYERETFRRETVISSSEPAQVDRTGMSFPLRLDPHGSWTTHLHVKTLVQSAGGQDIRESLQRAPSRAVAQMEEDLTEWVNRAPKLNCDSEPLDEAYQRSLVDLAALRYSPLAGGSKLPTAGLPWFMTLFGRDSIFTCLQALPFTPEIVEPTLRILAVKQGATLDDFRDREPGKILHELRYGESAGFEEQPHSPYYGAADTTPLFVVLLDEYERWSGDVELVRLLEEEARAALAWIDTYGDLLGSGYVWYERRNTRNGLENQCWKDSWDGVSYRDGRLPDFPRATCELQGYAYDAKVRGARLARLVWGDPAYADRLEREAADLKARFNRDFWVADGEYYALGLAADGGQVDALASNMGHLLWSGIVDESRAGKVAEHLLGPRLFSGWGVRTLAEGEGRYNPIGYHVGTVWPFDNSFIAWGLRRYGFEREAGLIADAMIHAAQYFQGRLPEAFAGYDREVTKYPVQYPTACSPQAWSSGTPLLLVRTMLGLEPHENHLVVDPALPRSFGRIELLDIPGRWGRIDASGRGRI
- a CDS encoding SCP2 sterol-binding domain-containing protein, with translation MSSPTTRFFETLRERGPQMLPAKFALGSVRFDLERGNETYHWFVAMENGTMVVSEEDRPADCVARTEIEVFDRIVTGEAHLIATLIRNDMTVEGILPLLLLFRRAFPSAPSARDPRDLVDRRRHQ